One genomic region from Phycisphaerales bacterium encodes:
- a CDS encoding DedA family protein has protein sequence MTEFISQYADYLPWVVLGLLLASSIGIPIGEDIVIIPAGVLIGEQMLGTEVWVPTLIAAIVGVGTADVLWFTWCSLFGTRLLHRRFIRRMLHPKRLLQAKHQIDLRGVWFIVAARFIPGSRTPAITVAGLMHLRFWRFAIATWLCVLVTAPMQLGAGILVGYGLASRSAFGTIQWIIAGLVLAVVVSAVVIVFAKSRKGGMVPPRARASWLRRYRHPPNSSSH, from the coding sequence ATGACCGAATTCATCTCCCAGTACGCCGACTACCTTCCATGGGTTGTGCTGGGTTTGCTGCTTGCAAGTTCCATCGGGATTCCCATCGGTGAAGACATCGTCATTATTCCTGCGGGGGTTTTGATTGGTGAGCAGATGTTGGGGACCGAAGTATGGGTGCCAACGCTCATTGCCGCTATTGTCGGCGTGGGGACTGCCGATGTGTTGTGGTTCACATGGTGCAGCCTGTTTGGTACGCGACTGCTGCATCGAAGATTTATCCGGCGAATGTTGCATCCCAAGCGACTGCTTCAGGCCAAACATCAAATTGATCTGCGTGGTGTGTGGTTCATTGTCGCCGCAAGATTCATACCAGGCAGTCGGACACCGGCCATCACGGTTGCAGGGTTGATGCATCTTCGGTTCTGGAGATTTGCGATTGCAACGTGGCTGTGCGTGCTTGTGACCGCACCAATGCAACTGGGTGCAGGCATCTTGGTGGGCTATGGATTGGCTTCACGAAGTGCCTTTGGGACGATTCAGTGGATCATCGCTGGGCTCGTGCTTGCTGTGGTGGTGTCGGCAGTCGTCATTGTCTTCGCAAAGTCCCGCAAGGGGGGTATGGTGCCGCCGCGGGCGAGGGCATCATGGCTGCGGCGGTATCGCCACCCACCAAATTCGAGCAGCCACTGA
- a CDS encoding DedA family protein: MRRWVLILLLVTLGSAVAASSEGNLVDDPRSLKGKVEQKVEDSLVDEGPWLLFGVIMLAGVGIPISEEILIIPAGFLIERGVLPLWPTIAAAWAGVVLADLIWMLLVRRFAHRLLAIRFFRRMFHPRRLLEIKHLLDKWGAGVVIMGRILPAARTPVITAAGLAHMPIRKFMLGECIGAAKSVAWQLGVGWLIAKGITESTHDRHIVDAVLIGVGILALLMIIWWARQRKKKHHQHRPRAQMRWLREACKPPLERTRAHA; this comes from the coding sequence ATGAGGCGATGGGTATTGATATTGCTACTGGTGACGCTGGGTTCTGCGGTTGCCGCTTCCAGCGAGGGCAATCTGGTCGACGATCCCCGCTCTCTGAAAGGCAAGGTGGAGCAGAAGGTTGAGGACTCGCTCGTCGATGAAGGACCGTGGTTGCTCTTTGGCGTGATCATGCTTGCTGGTGTTGGTATTCCTATCAGCGAAGAGATCCTCATTATTCCTGCTGGGTTCCTCATCGAGCGGGGCGTTCTACCGCTCTGGCCGACAATTGCAGCGGCATGGGCTGGAGTGGTGCTTGCAGACCTCATCTGGATGCTGCTTGTCCGTCGGTTTGCCCATCGCCTACTTGCGATTCGCTTCTTTAGACGGATGTTTCACCCCCGTCGGCTGCTCGAGATCAAACACCTGCTTGATAAGTGGGGGGCAGGCGTCGTCATCATGGGACGTATTCTGCCTGCCGCTCGAACACCAGTTATCACTGCCGCCGGACTCGCGCATATGCCAATCCGGAAGTTCATGCTAGGTGAGTGCATTGGAGCGGCTAAGAGTGTGGCCTGGCAACTTGGCGTGGGCTGGTTGATTGCCAAGGGCATTACTGAGTCGACCCATGATCGGCACATCGTGGACGCGGTGCTCATTGGAGTGGGTATCTTGGCGTTGCTGATGATAATTTGGTGGGCTCGTCAACGAAAAAAGAAACACCATCAGCATCGCCCGAGGGCTCAGATGCGTTGGCTCCGCGAGGCCTGCAAGCCCCCATTAGAACGGACAAGAGCGCACGCATGA
- a CDS encoding UDPGP type 1 family protein: MEATASLCARLDACGQSHLALAMKSQPIIGDCLAKVDWDAIPSLVDRYVRRRPVAASGDLHPAACVSTNPASAGGAVTLLDADQLRQRGEAMLSAGRVAVFTVAGGQGTRLGWNGPKGTFPASPVMGKPLFRLFAEQILAAEKRWECRIRWFIMTSEVNDAATRSFFLDNRCFGLDRRQIMMFPQGMMPAFDANTGCVLMDSPTSLAMSPDGHGGSYGALLRCGALDQMEGRGIDMISYHQVDNPIAPVLDPVFLGLHADTNYSSGEFTSKMVFKSSPDEKVGVFAIRGGVPGVVEYSDMTEAQATETDEDGRLKFSAGNLAMHIISTDFARRVAMAGEESLPWHRADKKVPCIDPETGKRITPSEPNAVKLERFVFDAMPVAKQPAILEVDRTAEFAPIKNADGTDSAESSRQLQSDLYGSWLEAAGVVVPRRNDGHVDAIIEISPLTAMSAVHLSATALPDRVEPGSSVIL; this comes from the coding sequence ATGGAAGCGACCGCATCACTGTGTGCTCGGTTGGATGCGTGCGGGCAATCTCATCTCGCTCTGGCGATGAAATCTCAGCCAATCATTGGCGATTGTCTTGCGAAAGTTGACTGGGATGCAATTCCCTCGCTTGTCGATCGCTACGTGCGTCGCCGGCCAGTCGCTGCCTCAGGCGATTTGCACCCAGCCGCATGTGTAAGCACGAATCCTGCTTCTGCAGGGGGTGCGGTCACCTTGCTGGATGCGGATCAACTGCGACAGCGAGGCGAAGCGATGCTCTCAGCCGGCCGAGTGGCAGTCTTTACGGTTGCCGGTGGCCAAGGCACACGTCTGGGATGGAACGGCCCCAAGGGCACTTTCCCCGCAAGCCCGGTCATGGGCAAGCCGCTCTTTCGGTTGTTCGCTGAACAGATATTGGCGGCAGAAAAGCGATGGGAATGCCGCATCCGCTGGTTCATCATGACCAGTGAGGTCAATGACGCTGCGACGCGAAGTTTCTTTTTGGACAACCGCTGTTTTGGACTCGACCGAAGGCAAATCATGATGTTTCCTCAAGGCATGATGCCCGCGTTTGACGCCAACACCGGTTGTGTGCTGATGGACTCACCAACATCACTGGCGATGAGTCCGGACGGTCATGGCGGCTCGTACGGCGCACTGCTGCGGTGCGGCGCACTTGACCAGATGGAGGGTCGCGGCATCGACATGATCAGTTACCACCAGGTCGACAATCCGATTGCGCCTGTTCTGGACCCCGTCTTCTTGGGCTTACATGCAGACACCAATTACTCATCTGGTGAATTTACGAGCAAGATGGTGTTTAAATCGAGTCCTGACGAGAAGGTGGGTGTGTTTGCGATTCGGGGTGGCGTGCCAGGGGTTGTTGAATATTCTGACATGACCGAGGCGCAGGCGACGGAAACTGATGAGGATGGCCGGCTTAAGTTTTCCGCTGGCAACTTGGCTATGCACATCATCAGCACCGATTTTGCACGTCGCGTGGCGATGGCTGGGGAAGAATCGCTGCCTTGGCACCGAGCCGACAAGAAGGTGCCGTGCATTGATCCAGAAACAGGCAAACGCATCACCCCGAGTGAGCCCAACGCAGTCAAACTTGAGCGTTTTGTATTCGACGCGATGCCGGTGGCGAAGCAGCCGGCGATTCTCGAGGTTGACCGCACCGCAGAATTCGCTCCAATCAAGAACGCTGACGGCACCGATTCGGCCGAGTCCAGTCGTCAGTTGCAGTCGGATCTATACGGAAGTTGGCTCGAAGCGGCTGGAGTTGTCGTGCCACGCCGCAATGACGGTCATGTTGATGCGATCATCGAGATCTCGCCTTTGACGGCGATGTCAGCTGTCCATTTGTCGGCTACGGCTTTGCCTGATCGCGTCGAGCCAGGTTCGTCAGTCATACTGTAG
- the phoU gene encoding phosphate signaling complex protein PhoU — MDDFHKSLEYVLDDLLSQGRRVTDLSLLAVESYFQNDAAAAAKAIREDVMVDHVDVQIERACINLMGHRPSEMFDQRSILTIVKVNNELERIADCAVNIAEAVEQRKSTEVPDTLQVMANSVVGMVRDAVEVLRSRDTALAQRVLGFDDTVDAFKDELVSRAQTALANGVVSVGAAMQLLTVVREVEHIADHCTNICEQVIYLETGKIVRHLASGWTSPALPEDG; from the coding sequence ATGGACGACTTTCACAAGAGCCTCGAATACGTTCTCGACGACCTGCTTTCGCAGGGGCGTCGCGTGACCGACCTGTCACTTCTCGCGGTCGAGTCCTACTTCCAAAATGATGCCGCAGCCGCAGCAAAGGCCATCCGAGAAGATGTCATGGTTGACCATGTCGATGTGCAGATTGAACGGGCGTGCATCAACTTAATGGGGCACCGCCCCAGTGAGATGTTCGATCAGCGCTCGATTCTGACTATCGTCAAAGTCAACAATGAGTTGGAGCGGATTGCCGACTGTGCAGTCAACATCGCCGAAGCCGTTGAGCAGAGAAAGTCCACTGAGGTGCCCGACACACTGCAAGTTATGGCAAATAGCGTGGTGGGCATGGTGCGAGACGCTGTCGAGGTCTTACGGTCACGTGACACGGCGCTTGCGCAGCGAGTGCTTGGCTTTGATGACACCGTCGATGCATTCAAGGATGAACTTGTATCGCGTGCACAAACCGCTCTTGCGAATGGGGTCGTGTCTGTTGGCGCAGCCATGCAGTTACTGACCGTCGTGCGAGAGGTCGAGCATATTGCCGATCACTGCACCAATATATGCGAGCAGGTCATCTATCTCGAGACGGGGAAGATTGTTCGGCATCTCGCGTCAGGTTGGACATCGCCGGCTTTGCCGGAGGATGGCTGA
- a CDS encoding pyridoxine 5'-phosphate synthase, whose product MPILSVNIDHVATVRQARRTIEPDPIAAAAEAELGGAGGITVHLREDRRHIQDADVRRLREAVGVPLNFEMAATNEMLRIALSVMPQSAMLVPEGRQEITTEGGLDVAGQKDALRRVIEQFAAATIPVSAFIDADESQIAAAADCGFTVCEVHTGPWAEAAQQYGQESDQATVELDRVAQAGQLIVQTGMRFNAGHALNYDNIQPIAGLPQLCELHIGHAIVSRAIFTGMKQAVQEMVELIEASTP is encoded by the coding sequence ATGCCGATACTCAGTGTCAATATTGATCATGTCGCAACCGTTCGCCAAGCAAGACGAACGATCGAGCCAGACCCAATTGCGGCAGCTGCTGAGGCTGAACTCGGCGGCGCTGGCGGAATCACGGTGCACCTGCGTGAGGATCGACGCCATATCCAGGATGCCGATGTGCGGCGACTCCGTGAGGCCGTGGGCGTACCCCTGAACTTTGAGATGGCCGCCACAAATGAGATGTTGAGGATCGCCCTCTCGGTTATGCCCCAATCGGCCATGCTCGTTCCTGAGGGCCGACAAGAGATTACGACCGAGGGCGGGCTCGATGTCGCTGGCCAGAAGGATGCCCTTCGCCGCGTGATCGAACAATTTGCAGCTGCAACGATTCCTGTGAGTGCCTTCATCGATGCCGATGAGAGCCAAATCGCCGCAGCCGCAGACTGCGGATTTACAGTATGTGAGGTCCACACAGGCCCATGGGCAGAGGCTGCACAGCAGTATGGGCAGGAGAGCGACCAGGCCACAGTCGAGCTTGATCGCGTCGCTCAAGCTGGGCAGCTCATCGTGCAAACTGGCATGCGGTTTAATGCTGGCCACGCACTGAATTACGACAATATCCAACCCATCGCCGGGCTCCCACAGCTTTGCGAACTTCATATTGGCCATGCGATCGTGTCGCGGGCAATCTTTACGGGAATGAAGCAGGCC